From the genome of Sinanaerobacter sp. ZZT-01:
ACAAGAAGCCTTCTCGATCCACTACGTTTCCGGCACCAACCTTGACCGTATCTCCGTATTTTTCTCGAATGTATTTTAAAGTAATTTCCTGCCATTCAGAAAAACCCTCGGAAGAGTCAATGCAGAGAATGTCTGCTCCCGCCTCCACCAAAGCAGGCACCCGTTCTTCATAGTCACGTGTATTGATTCCGGCACCGACAATATAGCTCTTTCCTTCATCTAACAGCTCATTCGGATTTGCTTTATGTGAATCATAGTCCTTACGAAATACAAAGTGCGTCAGTCTTCCGTTTTTATCAATAACCGGAAGTGCATTCAACTTATGTTCCCAAAGCATATCATTCGCTTCAGACAAAGTCACTCCCTCTTCTGCATAGACAAGACTTTCTAACGGTGTCATAAAATTACAAACCTTCTCATCCAAAGCCATACGGCTCACACGGTAGTCACGGCTAGTCACCAAACCAACGACCTTACCAGCAGCCGTACCATCATCCGTGACTGCAATCGTAGAGTGTCCGCTCTTTTCTTTCAAAGCCAAAATATCCGCCAGTGTCTGATCGGGGCGGATATTTGAATCGCTGGTTACAAAGCCTGCTTTATAACTTTTAACCTTTTTTACCATAGCCACTTCGCTCTCAATTGACTGAGATGCATAAATAAAAGAAATTCCGCCTTCCTTGGCTAACGCAACTCCCATCTTGTCATCCGACACAGACTGCATAATTGCAGATACCAACGGAATGTTCATTGTAATCTTTGATGTTTCACCCTTCTTGAATTTAGTAACTGGTGTTTTTAAGCTTACATTCTCCGGTCTGCACTCAGTTGAAGAGTACCCCGGTACCAACAAGTATTCATTAAAGGTACGAGATGGTTCATTAAAATAGATTGCCATTTGATTCCTCCATTCTTCTTTTATTCGTAAATTTATTGTGCTTTATATTAGATAGGGGCTTGCCCTTATTCTTCTAAATATTCTTCCAGTGTGATCCCCTGTGCATAGATCTCATCTGCCGCAGGCTGTCCAACATAACGCAAATGCCACGGCTCATACTGGTAGCCCGTAATTTCTTCTTTTCCGAGCGGAAACCGTAAAATAAAGCCATATTCATGTCCATGCTCCGCCATCCACTTTCCTTCTTCTGTGTCTCCCAATTCACTTGTCAGACGGTATTGAACCACCGGAGAGGATACATCGACTGCTAATCCAG
Proteins encoded in this window:
- a CDS encoding IMP dehydrogenase; translation: MAIYFNEPSRTFNEYLLVPGYSSTECRPENVSLKTPVTKFKKGETSKITMNIPLVSAIMQSVSDDKMGVALAKEGGISFIYASQSIESEVAMVKKVKSYKAGFVTSDSNIRPDQTLADILALKEKSGHSTIAVTDDGTAAGKVVGLVTSRDYRVSRMALDEKVCNFMTPLESLVYAEEGVTLSEANDMLWEHKLNALPVIDKNGRLTHFVFRKDYDSHKANPNELLDEGKSYIVGAGINTRDYEERVPALVEAGADILCIDSSEGFSEWQEITLKYIREKYGDTVKVGAGNVVDREGFLYLVKAGADFIKVGIGGGSICITREQKGIGRGQASAVIEVAKARDEYFEQTGIYVPICSDGGIVYDYHMTLALAMGADFIMLGRYFSRFDESPTNKLNINGNYVKEYWGEGSNRARNWQRYDLGGDGKLSFEEGVDSYVPYAGNLKDNVTLSLNKVRSTMCNCGAVSIPELQKSAKLTLVSATSIVEGGAHDVILKDSSANPVR